In a single window of the Balaenoptera acutorostrata chromosome 3, mBalAcu1.1, whole genome shotgun sequence genome:
- the LTK gene encoding LOW QUALITY PROTEIN: leukocyte tyrosine kinase receptor (The sequence of the model RefSeq protein was modified relative to this genomic sequence to represent the inferred CDS: inserted 10 bases in 7 codons; substituted 5 bases at 5 genomic stop codons), protein PLPTLLLPCHLSGAILCSSLGSQAPFPPSSPLPLPVPSPWDLNITTPPSCFEPASPLIPPGTEGRWLFSTCRASSXRGPTQCGRDYTGSSVVVTXGAAGPLKGVQLWWARGAGQYLISAYGAAGGKGAKNHLSPAPGVFLSAVSPLGRGELPYILVGQQGEDACPRGARRASSFCLGESPAAEEHAATEGIRGVPGSRSWAGVGADGGXAAAVFRLRARKLEPLLVAAGGGGRAYLRRQDRGRTQATPEKLQNRSAAPGSSGRGGAAGGGGGWTSRAPSLPAGRSPQEGAESGQGCREGWATLGWASAGGFRGDGGGHPGGDASETDILWADGEDRVSFIHPNRELYLQPLPVMESHGEVEIRLYLNRGHCXLKIFQWQAELQLARCMCPEGMELAAVNITCMGIPAHPSDPLILMVAVMLILTLRLPMVCGVLILVNHKKWQGLWWMRLPGPELQLSKLTSTIRTTPNPYYFQVGLGPXSWPLPPGLTEVSPSNLSSCRALGHGAFGEVYEGLVIGLPGDPSPLQVTIKTLPELCSQXDQLDFLMETLSSGTPGARGRTIRTLRCVGLSIQAAPGLILLELMSGGDMKSFLRHRWPHQGQPSPLAMQDLLQLAWDIAQGCHYLEENHFIRRDIAARNCLPSCTRPSQMAKTGDFGMASTVYRASYXGKGSQVLLPVKXMPPEAFLEGIFTSKTDSWSFGVLLWKISLDYMPYPWPTDQEVLDFVIXGGWMDPLRGCPRPVYHIMTQCWQHQLELHPSFASILEXLQYRTQNPDVLNSPLPVELGPILGEEGAGXAYLSLGGLRCPQTQEPSPGSLKSWGGSLLGPWXLKPSKSRGLQPQNLWNPTYGSWVPKGPEGEDSGTEGSSSSLHSSPGF, encoded by the exons CCTCTCCCAACCCTGCTGTTGCCCTGTCACCTTTCAGGTGCCATTCTCTGCTCCAGCTTGGGGTCCCAGGCACCTTTTCCCCCATCCTCGCCCTTGCCCCTGCCAGTTCCAAGCCCCTGGGACCTGAACATCACCACACCGCCTAGCTGCTTTGAGCCAGCCTCTCCCCTGATTCCCCCAG GCACGGAGGGGCGTTGGCTGTTCTCCACCTGCAGGGCCAGCAGCTGACGCGGGCCCACACAGTGTGGCCGGGACTACACCGGCAGCAGTGTGGTGGTGA GTGGGGCCGCCGGGCCTCTGAAAGGCGTGCAGTTGTGGTGGGCGCGGGGCGCCGGCCAGTATCT GATCTCAGCCTATGGAGCCGCAGGCGGCAAAGGTGCCAAGAACCACCTGTCACCGGCGCCTGGAGTCTTCCTTTCCGCCGTTTCCCCCCTTGGTCGCGGGGAGCTGCCTTACATCCTCGTAGGGCAGCAGGGAGAGGACGCCTGTCCGAGG GGAGCCAGGAGAGCCAGCTCGTTCTGCCTCGGAGAGTCTCCGGCCGCTGAGGAGCACGCGGCGACGGAGGGGATCAGAGGGGTTCCGGGGTCGCGGAGCTGGGCAGGAGTCGGAGCGGATGGGGG TGCCGCTGCCGTCTTTCGG CTGCGCGCCCGCAAGCTGGAGCCGCTGCTGGTGGCGGCCGGAGGAGGCGGTCGGGCGTACCTGAGGCGGCAGGACAGAGGCCGGACTCAGGCCACCCCCGAAAAACTGCAGAACCGCTCGGCGGCGCCGGGAAGCAGCGGGAGAGGCGGGGCGGCGG GTGGAGGGGGCGGCTGGACGTCGCGAGCCCCCTCTCTGCCGGCCGGCCGCTCACCGCAGGAGGGGGCGGAGAGtggccagggctgcagggagggcTGGGCTACGCTTGGCTGGGCTTCAGCCGGCGGCTTCAGGGGAGACGGCGGCGGCCACCCGG GGGGCGATGCCTCAGAGACTGACATCCTCTGGGCTGATGGGGAAGATAGGGTATCCTTCATACACCCCAACAGAGAGCTCTACTTGCAGCCTCTGCCAG TCATGGAGAGCCATGGAGAGGTGGAGATTCGATTATACCTCAATCGCGGTCACT CTTTGAAAATCTTCCAGTGGCAGGCAGAGCTCCAGTTGGCCAGATGCATGTGCCCAGAGGGCATGGAGCTGGCTGCAGTTAACATCACCTGCATGGGTAT ACCTGCCCACCCCTCAGACCCTTTGATTCTGATGGTGGCTGTGATGTTGATCTTGACACTGAGACTCCCTATGGTGTGTGGGGTCCTGATTCTGG TGAACCATAAGAAGTGGCAGGgcctgtggtggatgaggctgccaggccctgagctCCAGCTGAGCAAGCTCACCTCCACCATCAGGACAACCCCCAACCCCTACTACTTCCAGGTGGGGCTTGGCCC GTCctggcctctgcccccagggCTTACGGAGGTTTCCC CTTCCAACCTGTCTTCCTGCAGAGCCCTGGGCCATGGTGCCTTTGGAGAGGTCTATGAGGGACTGGTGATTGGCCTTCCTGgggaccccagccccctgcaggtGACTATtaag ACTCTGCCAGAACTCTGCTCTCAGTAGGACCAGCTGGATTTCCTCATGGAGACACTATCATCAGGTACACCTGGGGCCAGGGGCAGGA CCATCAGAACACTGCGCTGCGTGGGGCTTAGCATCCAGGCTGCCCCTGGCCTAATTCTGCTGGAGTTGATGTCTGGAGGGGACATGAAGAGTTTCCTGAGGCATAGGTGGCCACA CCAGGGCCAGCCATCACCTTTGGCCATGCAAGACCTTCTCCAGCTGGCTTGGGACATAGCCCAGGGTTGCCACTACCTGGAGGAAAATCACTTCATCCGCAG GGACATTGCTGCCAGGAACTGCCTGCCGAGCTGCACCAGACCCAGCCAAATGGCCAAGACTGGGGACTTCGGGATGGCAAGCACTGTCTACAG GGCCAGTTATTAAGGCAAGGGGAGCCAAGTTCTGCTGCCTGTCAAGTAGATGCCTCCAGAGGCCTTCCTGGAGGGCATCTTCACATCCAAGACAGACTCCT GGTCTTTTGGAGTGCTGCTCTGGAAGATCTCACTGGACTACATGCCCTACCCTTGGCCCACCGATCAGGAGGTGCTGGACTTCGTCATCTGAGGGGGATGGATGGACCCTCTGAGGGGCTGTCCAAGGCCTGT gtACCATATCATGACCCAGTGCTGGCAGCATCAGCTTGAACTTCACCCTAGTTTTGCCAGCATCTTGG GTCTTCAATACCGCACTCAG AACCCTGATGTGCTGAATTCACCCCTTCCGGTGGAACTGGGACCCAtcctgggggaggaaggggctg gagccTATCTATCTTTGGGGGGCCTAAGATGTCCACAGACCCAAGAACCAAGTCCGGGGAGCTTGAAGAGCTGGGGAGGGAGCCTCCTTGGCCCCTG CCTCAAGCCCTCCAAATCCAGGGGTCTCCAACCTCAGAACCTTTGGAATCCCACCTATGGTTCCTGGGTCCCAAAGGGCCCTGAGGGTGAGGACTCTGGCACTGAGGGTAGCAGTTCCTCCTTGCACTCCTCCCCAGGCTTCTAG